The Plodia interpunctella isolate USDA-ARS_2022_Savannah chromosome 28, ilPloInte3.2, whole genome shotgun sequence nucleotide sequence GAGCAAAAATGGCCCAGGCAAAAGGCCTAACAGTGGAAAACAGTACTCATGAGAACTAATTATGTCTTATGTTATGAAGCATTATGAAATTACTAGGAACAGCAACATGATAACTACAAATATCAACAAAACAACTGTTATGCTTATTTCTTTAACAGTTTTCCTCATGGACCAGgaggcttaccatcatctatTAACACGATCCACTTTCAGACCTAAACTGATGTGCATCGCAAATTGTATGAAAGCAATTAATGCTTATTATTGTTTCTCCTCTTTTGtaattcacggcactaagtccggtcctttgagaggtgtggggatatggatccaacacatagaggccctttggagagtttgAATGTTAtttaggtctcccgccaaagcccactcccggatataccaatgaaatggtatgcccatgagcaggtttcggcgggagtgtgaactattgcattattattattgaaatcgtTCAGTTAAAGTTGATGGTAGCCCCCAGCTCTCTTATTTTCCTATGGATAATTATAGTCCAACTTTATTATGAACTATATACTGAGATTATGATGGcattagtaataattttggGTCTAAAACATTAGTGCCACTTGTCCCATGGGAGTACTGAGACGAAATTGTCTCAGTTGTTCCATTATGGGACAACACAAGAGGACTACTAGTGGTATAGATGAGAACTTTCCTATTTACAATTGTCAGTGGCCTCAGGGCCTTTCATCTCCAAGGTCAAGTTCAAATGGTATAGCATATATTTGTGCACCCTTTCGTATACCCTAACCCAACTTTTTcactaactttatttttaagaataaaaaaatgagctcaaaataatatgaaaaaaggaAGATATTTCACAAATAACCTTACATCTTTATTACGAAACTTTAAGCTtaagttacattatttacaccCACTCATGTCCTTGAAATACCAAATAGATTCaaccaaaacatttattttttgaggttatgtctATCTAGTCGACACAGTTGCTTCTTTTCGCGCCGCATCTTGAAGAAGCTGGGTATCCACTTCATCAGCCGGCAGCTGCACGTACCGCACCACAGATCCACGAATAAAACAGTTCTTGACTGACAACATATGAGGATATTTATCTGAATCTATGACGCTAATATCAGCCAGCTTTATATTCAAGTATTGATCGACAGAATGCAAAGTACCACATATACTGAGGTCATTTTTCAGTTCCACAACCACGTCTTTACCAactaatgatttaaaaaatgagtagaataacatattttactatctttttgatgaaatcaaaataaaacaaaccgCGGTTTTATCAAGCCTTCGATTCGATCGAGCACAATTTCAACTTCATTCAAGTGAAATTGAAACCTGTCAATGTCAACCAGACACTA carries:
- the LOC128681863 gene encoding U6 snRNA-associated Sm-like protein LSm2, which gives rise to MLFYSFFKSLVGKDVVVELKNDLSICGTLHSVDQYLNIKLADISVIDSDKYPHMLSVKNCFIRGSVVRYVQLPADEVDTQLLQDAARKEATVSTR